Proteins encoded in a region of the Haloglomus salinum genome:
- a CDS encoding AAA family ATPase, with amino-acid sequence MTGSDPTHETDTDTFGGRPTEAGAPTETTFGHLTVLEDVSHEQVPEVEEDAYFHRPATSDHTDVDIVTRALEASMNVVLKGPPGVGKSFLARYLCARTNRPLYRITLSETTYREDLLGHMHLVTAPGGESVTEWVDGPLTRAVREGGVLLLDEINAADANTVAALNAVMESHRTRSLTIPQTGETIIPHEEFRVVATANPGYQGTYELNAAFEDRFRHVELDYLPAELEVDLVFRRSDLSREREPDVERLVAFAGRLREAYLDGELSTPITTRELVRIATFMEDGFMDLVTATRSELLARVHAHDESLVETLIDKQL; translated from the coding sequence GAGTGACCCCACTCACGAGACCGACACGGACACGTTCGGCGGCCGCCCCACCGAGGCGGGCGCCCCGACCGAGACGACGTTCGGCCACCTGACCGTCCTCGAGGACGTGAGCCACGAGCAGGTGCCCGAGGTCGAAGAGGACGCCTACTTCCACCGGCCAGCCACGAGCGACCACACGGACGTCGACATCGTCACACGGGCGCTGGAGGCGTCGATGAACGTCGTCCTCAAGGGACCACCCGGCGTCGGCAAGAGCTTCCTCGCGCGCTACCTCTGTGCCCGGACGAACCGGCCGCTCTACCGGATCACCCTCTCCGAGACGACCTACCGCGAGGACCTGCTCGGGCACATGCACCTCGTGACGGCGCCGGGCGGCGAGAGCGTGACCGAGTGGGTCGACGGCCCGCTGACCCGGGCGGTCCGCGAGGGCGGGGTGCTCCTGCTCGACGAGATCAACGCCGCCGACGCCAACACGGTCGCCGCGCTCAACGCCGTGATGGAGAGCCACCGGACCCGGTCGCTGACGATCCCACAGACCGGCGAGACCATCATCCCGCACGAGGAGTTCCGCGTCGTCGCCACGGCCAATCCGGGGTATCAGGGCACCTACGAGCTGAACGCGGCGTTCGAGGACCGCTTCCGGCACGTCGAACTCGACTACCTCCCCGCGGAGCTGGAGGTCGACCTGGTGTTCCGCCGGAGTGACCTCTCCCGCGAGCGCGAGCCCGATGTCGAGCGACTGGTCGCGTTCGCCGGTCGGCTCCGGGAGGCGTATCTCGACGGCGAGCTGTCGACGCCCATCACCACCCGCGAACTCGTCCGCATCGCGACGTTCATGGAGGACGGTTTCATGGACCTCGTGACCGCGACGCGGAGCGAACTGCTCGCTCGCGTCCATGCCCACGACGAGTCGCTGGTCGAGACGCTCATCGACAAACAGCTCTGA
- a CDS encoding VWA domain-containing protein, with amino-acid sequence MYLTPDTDPGRLSRLALPDRRSAENRRELERLANICTPRSVDVSVSFTEREASCRPADTGDEDDGSGSRTGAEHRQRHGGSAGPLVTESYVIRLPTERIEQGRTDMHPRRWDRRVQVGLLFHELGHVLYSDLQRFGDWRSHIAPEWEELFRTVYNAAEDGVVEAQMAAEFDVGEDFVVLNDAFAQRERRRHRAYVDLFDDGEPAGAGSGRGGDPAREPGARSGGSPAGHSGTGPGAPGVASRDGPPLEYTVKEALGIGLLDHGFGDSGRFEALLDPDDEALVVRNGRHDVLVELQPSIETYMDRMFAEPDGTRRVDLAAAFFRTVRPTLEALPPAQLQAGQRRAGRPHDAIPVAITDPRPADRLPGLAADQGEDGTRRSGDRTGRGTGPGREVLPGRLDRGTVRRAERSLRGDDASRALDDSDPLRQEAERLLELVRESEELDRVGIPEPEPGSGNRERWETAARDAQRLSAALETQLRRERRATRSGGHRVGSLDSRRVVDVRRGSSRVFERVERGPEKDYSCLLVLDRSGSMSGAVAAAEDATARLAVAMAGVGVDVSVLSVHQSLPWLELPFGGTPGDHVDRLLSGRVGGSTPLSAALTIARERVRTGRGHEPLVFVVTDGAPNDEERYGAVLDACNFPVFGVYIDAGDGAAPDHTEFFDRLVVTDPDAVGTTLTQLVRTLFRRG; translated from the coding sequence ATGTATCTGACCCCGGACACCGACCCCGGCCGGCTCTCCCGGCTCGCGCTGCCCGACCGCCGCTCCGCGGAGAACCGTCGGGAACTCGAGCGGCTGGCGAACATCTGCACGCCACGGTCGGTCGACGTGTCGGTCAGCTTCACGGAGCGTGAGGCGTCCTGCCGCCCCGCCGACACCGGTGACGAGGACGACGGCTCCGGGTCCCGGACCGGGGCGGAACATCGCCAGCGGCACGGGGGCAGCGCCGGCCCGCTCGTGACGGAGTCGTACGTCATCCGCCTCCCGACCGAGCGCATCGAGCAGGGACGGACCGACATGCATCCCCGACGCTGGGACCGGCGCGTCCAGGTCGGCCTTCTGTTCCACGAACTCGGCCACGTGCTCTACTCGGACCTCCAGCGGTTCGGCGACTGGCGCTCGCATATCGCTCCGGAGTGGGAGGAGCTGTTCCGGACCGTCTACAACGCCGCCGAGGACGGCGTCGTCGAGGCGCAGATGGCCGCCGAGTTCGATGTCGGTGAGGACTTCGTCGTCCTGAACGACGCCTTCGCACAGCGCGAACGCCGTCGTCACCGCGCGTACGTCGACCTGTTCGACGACGGGGAGCCGGCCGGAGCGGGGTCCGGTCGTGGCGGCGACCCGGCCCGAGAGCCAGGTGCCCGCAGCGGGGGCTCCCCCGCCGGCCACTCGGGCACCGGCCCGGGCGCACCTGGTGTGGCGAGCCGGGACGGGCCACCGCTCGAGTACACGGTGAAGGAGGCGCTGGGCATCGGGCTGCTGGACCACGGTTTCGGCGATAGCGGTCGATTCGAGGCGCTCCTCGACCCGGACGACGAGGCGCTCGTCGTCCGGAACGGCCGCCACGACGTGCTGGTCGAGTTACAGCCGAGCATCGAGACGTACATGGACCGGATGTTCGCCGAGCCCGACGGCACCCGACGGGTCGACCTGGCGGCCGCGTTCTTCCGGACCGTGCGCCCAACGCTGGAAGCCCTCCCCCCGGCACAACTGCAGGCCGGCCAGCGCCGCGCCGGACGACCGCACGACGCCATCCCCGTCGCCATCACCGACCCGCGCCCGGCCGACAGGCTGCCGGGACTCGCCGCCGACCAGGGCGAGGACGGGACGCGGCGTTCCGGCGACCGGACGGGCCGCGGAACTGGTCCCGGCAGGGAGGTGCTTCCGGGGCGGCTCGACCGGGGGACCGTCCGCCGCGCCGAGCGGTCGCTGCGGGGCGACGACGCCAGCCGGGCGCTCGACGACTCGGACCCGCTCCGGCAGGAGGCCGAGCGGCTGCTGGAGCTGGTTCGCGAGTCCGAGGAACTGGACCGGGTCGGGATTCCGGAGCCGGAACCGGGCAGCGGCAACCGCGAGCGGTGGGAGACCGCCGCCCGGGACGCACAGCGGCTGTCCGCGGCGCTGGAGACACAGCTGCGCCGCGAGCGCCGCGCGACCCGGAGCGGCGGCCACCGCGTCGGGTCGCTCGACTCCCGGCGCGTCGTCGACGTCCGGCGGGGGTCCAGCCGGGTCTTCGAGCGGGTCGAGCGCGGCCCGGAGAAGGACTACAGCTGCCTCCTCGTCCTCGACCGGTCCGGCTCGATGTCCGGGGCCGTCGCGGCCGCCGAGGACGCCACCGCCCGCCTCGCGGTCGCGATGGCCGGCGTCGGTGTCGACGTCTCCGTGCTGTCGGTCCACCAGAGCCTGCCGTGGCTGGAGCTGCCGTTCGGGGGGACGCCGGGGGACCACGTCGACCGGCTGCTGAGCGGCCGGGTCGGCGGCAGCACGCCGCTCTCGGCCGCACTCACCATCGCCCGCGAGCGTGTCCGGACCGGACGGGGCCACGAGCCACTCGTGTTCGTCGTCACCGACGGCGCCCCGAACGACGAGGAGCGCTACGGGGCCGTACTCGACGCCTGCAACTTCCCGGTGTTCGGCGTCTACATCGATGCGGGCGACGGCGCCGCCCCCGACCACACCGAGTTCTTCGACCGGCTGGTCGTCACCGACCCGGACGCCGTCGGGACGACCCTCACGCAGCTCGTCCGGACCCTGTTCCGGCGGGGCTGA